The following are encoded in a window of Mycolicibacterium tusciae JS617 genomic DNA:
- a CDS encoding HNH endonuclease family protein: MNRKRLLLLIAIVGIAVFVAVQVTNSSINRSQFIASADMPTVAPGTDVLAGIALIPLRLRAYDYRRDAFGDSWTDDNPAPGGYNGCDTRNDILDRDLVDKSYVSIKRCPTAVATGLLHDPYTNAEVAFTRGEKTGAAVQIDHIVPLALAWDLGARFWTDDMRLRFANDPANLLAVAGGANQDKGDSEPATWMPPNTAFRCQYAIAFIAVLRGYALPIDAPSAAALRDAASTCPVG; encoded by the coding sequence GTGAACCGCAAGCGGTTACTGCTACTCATCGCGATTGTCGGAATCGCGGTGTTCGTCGCCGTTCAGGTCACCAACTCATCGATCAACCGATCGCAGTTCATCGCCAGCGCCGACATGCCTACCGTCGCGCCCGGAACCGATGTGCTGGCGGGCATCGCGCTGATACCGCTACGTCTCCGCGCGTACGACTATCGACGGGATGCGTTCGGCGACAGCTGGACGGATGACAACCCCGCACCCGGCGGCTACAACGGCTGCGACACCCGCAACGACATCCTCGACCGCGACCTCGTCGACAAGTCGTACGTATCGATCAAGCGATGCCCCACCGCAGTGGCGACGGGGCTGCTACACGATCCCTATACCAACGCAGAGGTCGCCTTCACCCGTGGCGAGAAGACCGGCGCGGCAGTGCAGATCGACCACATCGTGCCGCTGGCCCTGGCGTGGGATCTGGGTGCCCGGTTCTGGACCGACGACATGCGGCTGCGATTCGCCAACGACCCCGCCAATCTCCTCGCCGTCGCCGGAGGGGCGAATCAGGACAAGGGCGACAGCGAGCCGGCGACCTGGATGCCGCCGAACACGGCCTTCAGGTGTCAGTACGCCATTGCGTTCATCGCGGTGCTGCGCGGCTACGCGCTTCCCATCGATGCACCCTCGGCGGCGGCGCTTCGCGACGCGGCGTCGACCTGTCCGGTCGGCTGA
- the scpB gene encoding methylmalonyl-CoA decarboxylase has translation MALIKTSLAEAIGTIAFDRDDKRNALSAELIAETISALDEFRTQDARVVVLRSATSGKVWSAGHDVAELPVADVDPLPYDDPLEQLIRAVKSFPAPVVAMVHGSVWGGACDLIMACDLVYADDTAAFAITPAKLGLPYNVGGFLNFMSRLPLNVVKEMFFSAEPITADRAERVGIVNETVPADELEDTVYRMARTITTRSSAAIAAAKESIRVL, from the coding sequence GTGGCCCTCATCAAGACGTCGCTCGCCGAGGCCATCGGCACCATCGCATTCGACCGCGATGACAAGCGCAACGCGTTGAGTGCCGAACTGATCGCCGAAACCATCAGCGCCCTGGACGAATTCAGGACCCAAGATGCCCGGGTCGTCGTGTTACGAAGTGCGACATCGGGCAAGGTCTGGTCGGCCGGGCACGATGTCGCCGAGCTACCCGTCGCCGACGTGGATCCCCTGCCCTACGACGATCCACTCGAGCAGTTGATACGAGCCGTGAAGTCGTTTCCTGCGCCGGTCGTCGCGATGGTGCACGGCTCGGTGTGGGGCGGTGCATGCGATCTGATCATGGCATGTGACCTGGTCTACGCCGATGACACCGCGGCATTCGCGATCACCCCGGCCAAGCTGGGGCTGCCCTATAACGTCGGTGGATTTCTGAATTTCATGAGCAGGCTTCCGCTCAATGTGGTCAAAGAGATGTTCTTCTCGGCGGAACCGATCACTGCCGACCGAGCTGAGCGCGTCGGAATCGTCAACGAGACAGTGCCGGCGGACGAGCTCGAGGACACCGTCTACCGGATGGCGCGCACCATCACGACTCGCTCATCGGCGGCGATCGCCGCAGCAAAGGAGTCGATCCGGGTGCTGTGA
- a CDS encoding thiamine-phosphate kinase produces MASDEPPETLAGVGEFAVIDRLVAGRDQPDAVALGPGDDAAVVLARDGATVVSTDMLVEGRHFRLDWSTPHDVGRKAIAQNAADIEAMGATTTAFVVAFGAPGDTPSAQAVELADGMWHEARLLGAGIVGGDLVTAPQWVISVTALGDLGGREAVRLGGARAGDTVAVVGALGWSAAGYALVLNDIEDFIALRRRHLVPEPPYGQGRVAADAGATSMTDVSDGLVADLGHIARASGVGINLSSDSLGADRDPLASAGAALAVDPRDWILGGGEDHALVATFPGPPPAGWRVIGRVLDGPARVLVDGKPWHGEAGWQSF; encoded by the coding sequence ATGGCGAGCGATGAGCCCCCTGAGACACTTGCCGGGGTGGGCGAGTTCGCCGTGATCGATCGGCTTGTCGCGGGGCGCGATCAGCCGGATGCGGTGGCACTTGGGCCCGGTGACGACGCCGCGGTCGTGTTGGCCCGCGACGGCGCCACGGTGGTGTCGACGGACATGCTCGTCGAGGGGCGGCACTTCCGGCTGGACTGGTCCACACCACACGATGTCGGCCGCAAAGCGATCGCACAGAACGCCGCGGACATCGAGGCGATGGGTGCGACGACGACCGCGTTCGTCGTCGCATTCGGAGCGCCTGGTGACACGCCGTCCGCGCAAGCGGTCGAGTTGGCCGACGGCATGTGGCACGAGGCCCGACTACTCGGCGCCGGCATCGTGGGTGGGGATCTGGTGACGGCGCCGCAATGGGTGATCTCGGTGACCGCGCTGGGCGATCTCGGCGGCCGCGAGGCCGTTCGTCTTGGTGGAGCCCGTGCCGGTGACACCGTTGCCGTCGTCGGGGCGCTCGGCTGGTCGGCCGCCGGATATGCATTGGTGCTCAACGACATTGAAGATTTCATAGCGCTGCGCCGTCGGCACCTGGTGCCAGAGCCGCCGTATGGTCAGGGCCGCGTCGCCGCGGACGCGGGTGCGACGTCGATGACGGATGTCTCCGATGGCCTGGTGGCCGACCTCGGGCATATCGCTCGCGCGTCCGGTGTCGGCATCAATTTGTCGTCGGATTCGCTGGGCGCAGACCGCGATCCCCTCGCCTCGGCTGGCGCCGCCTTGGCGGTCGATCCGAGAGACTGGATTCTCGGGGGAGGCGAGGATCATGCGCTGGTCGCGACATTCCCGGGGCCGCCGCCGGCCGGCTGGCGGGTGATCGGACGCGTGCTTGATGGTCCGGCGAGAGTCTTGGTGGACGGGAAGCCGTGGCACGGAGAAGCGGGCTGGCAGTCGTTCTGA
- a CDS encoding acetyl-CoA hydrolase/transferase family protein: protein MSFVPVNFSQIPRLFTDLIDLDTFLVTVSKMDSGGYFSLGTNNDFASVAARRAKRLIVEVNENMPRVFGQSQIHVSEVAAIVENHVPLIEAGAGEPSSEGRAIGAMVAPMVPDGATIQLGIGKIPSGVAAALGEHSDLGIHTELFSPAMADLIRKGVVTGARKTLHPQKHVYTVAFGTTDSYDFMNNNSAFESYPSDYVNDIRTIAAHDNFVSINTAIEIDLYGQVNAEFIGDHEYSGSGGQYDFVKGASLSRNGKSIIALASTARNGELSTIIPRASMVTDARMDVEWVVTEHGAVNLRGKSTKERADALIALAHPDFRADLTAAARKVTLI, encoded by the coding sequence GTGAGCTTCGTACCGGTGAACTTCAGCCAGATCCCACGGCTGTTCACCGATTTGATCGACCTCGATACCTTCCTGGTCACCGTTTCGAAGATGGATTCGGGCGGCTATTTTTCGCTGGGCACCAACAATGACTTCGCGTCGGTCGCAGCGCGTCGCGCCAAACGGCTCATCGTCGAAGTGAATGAGAACATGCCCCGGGTATTCGGTCAGTCGCAGATCCACGTGAGCGAGGTTGCGGCCATCGTCGAAAACCATGTGCCGCTGATCGAAGCCGGTGCCGGTGAGCCGTCATCCGAAGGCCGGGCGATCGGCGCCATGGTGGCGCCCATGGTTCCCGACGGGGCCACCATTCAACTTGGTATCGGCAAGATTCCGTCCGGGGTGGCAGCGGCATTGGGGGAGCACTCGGACCTCGGCATCCACACCGAACTCTTCTCCCCGGCCATGGCCGATCTCATTCGTAAGGGCGTGGTCACGGGTGCCCGCAAGACCTTGCATCCGCAAAAGCACGTCTACACCGTCGCGTTCGGCACCACCGACTCCTATGACTTCATGAACAACAACTCCGCGTTCGAGAGCTACCCATCCGATTACGTCAACGACATCCGTACCATTGCCGCCCACGACAACTTCGTCTCAATCAATACGGCGATAGAGATCGACCTCTATGGACAGGTCAATGCGGAGTTCATCGGCGACCACGAGTACAGCGGATCGGGCGGGCAATATGACTTCGTGAAAGGGGCCTCCCTGTCCCGCAACGGAAAGTCGATCATCGCGCTGGCATCGACAGCAAGGAACGGAGAATTGTCGACGATCATTCCCCGCGCGTCGATGGTCACCGATGCACGGATGGACGTCGAATGGGTGGTCACTGAACACGGTGCGGTGAACCTGCGCGGAAAGTCGACCAAGGAGCGCGCCGACGCGTTGATCGCCCTCGCCCATCCCGACTTCCGCGCCGATCTGACCGCGGCCGCACGCAAAGTCACGTTGATCTGA
- a CDS encoding IS256-like element ISMtu1 family transposase — MKTVPTVRLADTTDAAGLPELPEEIRLAMTSIAGAAREGLLAMSVAAGMAVMQTMFEAEIAAACGPKGKHDADRISVRHGSGKGSVTLGGRRVPVARPRARTLDGSEVALSTYAHFAADDLLTQVVMERMLAGVATRRHARTAEPVGAQVGEEAKSTSRSAISRRFVRQTETALGELMSRDLSELDIKVLMLDGEHMAQRCVVVALAITADGTKVPVGLWDGSTENKTVVRSLLADLVERGLAIDDGLLVVCDGAKALSAAVREVFGAKALIQRCTLHKRRNVADHLPDKDKAWVDAKLVKAFAHPDPDTGLRNAKSLAGQLGKNYPSAAASLREGLEEMFTVARLGIDGRLAKTLTTSNPVESMISIARTTNRNVTRWRDGQMVLRWTAAGMLNAERSFRRIKGHKQMPQLVDALRRHAHPDTGADTKSVGAAA, encoded by the coding sequence ATGAAGACCGTACCTACTGTTCGCCTCGCTGACACGACCGACGCCGCCGGGTTGCCTGAGCTGCCGGAGGAGATCCGGCTGGCGATGACCAGCATCGCCGGGGCGGCCCGGGAGGGGTTGTTGGCGATGAGCGTGGCCGCCGGGATGGCGGTGATGCAGACGATGTTTGAGGCCGAGATCGCCGCGGCGTGCGGGCCGAAGGGCAAGCACGACGCTGACCGGATTTCGGTGCGCCACGGCAGTGGGAAGGGGTCGGTGACCCTTGGTGGTCGGCGGGTGCCGGTGGCCCGGCCGCGGGCACGCACTCTGGATGGGAGCGAGGTGGCGCTGAGCACCTATGCGCACTTCGCCGCCGATGACCTGCTGACCCAGGTGGTGATGGAGCGGATGCTGGCCGGGGTGGCCACCCGCCGGCACGCCCGCACTGCGGAGCCGGTGGGCGCCCAGGTCGGCGAGGAGGCGAAATCGACTAGCCGCTCGGCGATTTCGCGCCGATTCGTGCGCCAGACCGAGACCGCGCTGGGCGAGCTGATGAGCCGCGACTTGAGCGAGCTGGACATCAAGGTGCTCATGTTGGATGGGGAGCACATGGCCCAGCGGTGCGTGGTGGTCGCGCTGGCGATCACCGCCGACGGAACGAAGGTCCCGGTCGGGCTGTGGGACGGCTCCACGGAGAACAAGACCGTGGTCCGCTCGCTGCTGGCCGACCTGGTCGAGCGCGGCCTGGCCATCGACGATGGGCTGCTGGTCGTCTGCGACGGCGCCAAGGCGCTGTCCGCGGCGGTGCGTGAGGTGTTCGGCGCCAAGGCCCTCATCCAAAGATGTACCTTGCACAAGCGGAGAAATGTCGCTGATCATCTGCCCGACAAGGACAAGGCCTGGGTGGACGCCAAGTTGGTCAAGGCCTTCGCCCACCCTGACCCAGACACCGGGTTGCGCAACGCGAAAAGCCTTGCCGGGCAACTTGGTAAGAACTATCCCAGTGCGGCCGCCAGCCTGCGCGAGGGGCTGGAGGAAATGTTCACTGTCGCCCGCCTCGGCATCGACGGCCGCCTCGCCAAGACGTTGACCACGTCCAATCCGGTCGAGTCGATGATCTCCATCGCCCGGACCACCAATCGCAACGTCACCCGCTGGCGCGACGGGCAGATGGTGCTGCGCTGGACCGCGGCCGGCATGCTCAACGCCGAACGATCCTTCCGTCGCATCAAGGGCCACAAGCAGATGCCCCAGCTCGTCGACGCCCTGCGCCGACACGCTCACCCCGACACCGGCGCCGACACCAAATCTGTCGGTGCCGCCGCCTAG
- a CDS encoding DAK2 domain-containing protein yields MSDRRLDASALRDWAYTAVGDLITHTDEINRLNVFPVADADTGTNMLFTMRAAWAQADALTASDDVVEVAAALARGALQGARGNSGVILSQILRGLADVTASAAADRRGVLADIGGALFGAALRHSVGLVVSSMGEAVSGTIVSVLQEAANAAEDAGADHSGIAAVVAAAADAAAVALDKTTGQLDVLAEAGVVDAGGRGLLVLLDAMSATLTGHVRHREEYVPSPPHDHVAAPATSVTPQFEVMYMLSGCDAAGVETLRRSLDRLGESVAIATTAGAGQYSVHVHADDAGAAVEAALPLGTLSRIQITSLTGAASTRPSGGWARERAVLAVVDGSGAEELFAGEGAQVLRLDARRPVSAKDLLHALVNTGAAQVMVLPNGYVAAEELVAGCTAAIGWGIDVVPVPTASMVQGLAALAMHDADRQAVDDGYTMARAAASARHGSVRVATEEALTWAGACEPGDGLGIAGDEVLIVGKDLTAAGAGLIDLLLAAGGELVTVLTGAGVDAGVGTALADHVHREHLAAELVTYHTDHRGDALLIGVE; encoded by the coding sequence ATGTCGGATCGGCGGCTTGACGCCTCCGCTTTGCGGGACTGGGCCTACACCGCCGTCGGCGACCTCATCACCCACACCGACGAGATCAACCGCCTCAATGTGTTCCCTGTCGCGGACGCTGACACCGGCACAAACATGCTGTTCACCATGCGTGCCGCCTGGGCGCAGGCAGACGCTCTGACCGCATCTGACGACGTGGTCGAGGTCGCCGCCGCGCTGGCTCGCGGCGCATTGCAGGGCGCGCGGGGTAACTCCGGCGTCATCCTGTCCCAAATTCTGCGCGGCCTCGCCGACGTCACCGCCTCGGCGGCCGCCGACCGCCGCGGGGTGCTCGCCGACATCGGCGGCGCCCTGTTCGGAGCCGCACTACGGCATTCCGTCGGCCTGGTCGTCAGCTCGATGGGCGAAGCCGTTTCCGGCACGATCGTCTCGGTGCTGCAGGAAGCCGCGAACGCCGCCGAGGATGCGGGTGCCGACCACTCCGGGATCGCCGCAGTGGTGGCGGCGGCCGCCGACGCCGCGGCCGTCGCCCTGGACAAGACCACGGGGCAACTCGACGTGCTGGCCGAGGCCGGTGTGGTGGACGCCGGCGGTCGCGGGCTTCTGGTCCTGCTGGACGCCATGAGCGCCACCCTGACCGGACATGTCCGGCACCGCGAGGAATACGTGCCGTCTCCACCGCATGATCACGTCGCCGCCCCGGCGACGTCGGTGACACCTCAATTCGAGGTGATGTACATGCTCAGCGGCTGCGACGCCGCCGGGGTGGAGACGCTCCGCCGAAGCCTTGACCGCCTTGGGGAATCGGTGGCGATCGCGACCACGGCCGGCGCGGGCCAGTACTCCGTGCATGTGCACGCCGACGATGCCGGAGCCGCGGTCGAAGCGGCCCTGCCCCTGGGCACCTTGAGCCGCATCCAGATCACGTCTCTCACCGGAGCGGCGAGTACGCGGCCGTCGGGAGGCTGGGCCCGGGAACGGGCGGTGCTCGCCGTCGTCGACGGCTCAGGCGCAGAAGAACTGTTCGCGGGCGAGGGTGCGCAAGTGCTGCGACTCGACGCGCGCAGACCCGTCAGCGCCAAAGACCTGCTCCACGCGTTGGTCAACACCGGCGCGGCTCAGGTCATGGTGCTGCCGAACGGGTACGTCGCCGCCGAAGAACTCGTCGCCGGCTGCACCGCCGCCATCGGCTGGGGCATCGACGTGGTGCCGGTGCCGACGGCATCGATGGTGCAGGGTCTCGCCGCGCTGGCGATGCACGACGCAGATCGGCAGGCCGTCGACGACGGCTACACGATGGCGCGCGCTGCGGCGAGTGCGCGGCACGGGTCGGTACGGGTCGCCACCGAGGAGGCGCTCACGTGGGCGGGCGCGTGTGAGCCCGGCGACGGGCTGGGCATCGCGGGTGACGAGGTATTGATTGTGGGCAAGGACCTGACCGCGGCCGGCGCCGGACTGATCGACCTGCTGTTGGCAGCGGGCGGTGAACTCGTCACGGTGCTCACCGGTGCGGGCGTCGACGCAGGGGTCGGTACCGCGTTGGCAGATCATGTCCACCGTGAACACCTCGCCGCCGAACTCGTCACGTACCACACCGACCACCGCGGCGACGCTCTGCTGATCGGGGTCGAGTAG
- the rpmB gene encoding 50S ribosomal protein L28, which translates to MAAVCDICGKGPGFGKSVSHSHRRTSRRWDPNIQTVRAVSHPGGNKKRVNVCTSCLKAGKVSRG; encoded by the coding sequence ATGGCTGCCGTGTGCGATATCTGCGGGAAGGGCCCCGGCTTCGGCAAGTCGGTGTCGCACTCCCATCGCCGGACCAGCCGTCGGTGGGATCCGAACATCCAGACCGTGCGTGCCGTGAGCCACCCGGGCGGCAACAAGAAGCGCGTCAACGTGTGCACGTCGTGCCTCAAGGCCGGAAAGGTCTCCCGCGGCTGA
- the recG gene encoding ATP-dependent DNA helicase RecG, whose amino-acid sequence MAALTDRLDFVIGKKAADPLEEHFGICTVNDLLRHYPRKYSDEMTTAKEGEELEEGEHVTFVDRITKVEFRWTNRSPRREYMVVTIGNRKPKVTATFFNVRFIKKTLEEGQKVMLSGEVGYFKGTLQLTHPAFLVIHDDGRVAGTRSLKAIAQATGTSDENKLLSVFNRDFFPIYPAHSKVQSWDIYACVRQVLDVLDPIDEPLPESFLREHNLIGEDEALRAIHTAETAAERDAAIARLTYDEALGLQWALAQRRFGELSEAGPVAVPSDDGLAVQMRDRMPFELTEGQREVLEVLTIELAARRPMNRMLQGEVGSGKTIVSVLAMLQMVDAGYQCALLAPTEVLAAQHARSIRDILGPLAMAGQLGGADKATRIALLTGSMSPQQKKQVRDEVASGQAGIVIGTHALLQDAVEFHRLGMVVVDEQHRFGVEQRDRLRAKAPEGITPHLLVMTATPIPRTVALTHYGDLETSTLRELPRGRQPITTNTIFVKEHRSWLDRAWQRISEEVAAGRQAYVVASRIDDEDKTQAKGRGNKRGQEKEQGPPATTVVELFERLLRGPLSALRLGLMHGRLSADEKDAAMAAFRAGEIDVLVCTTVIEVGVDVPNATVMVVMDGDRFGISQLHQLRGRIGRGEHPSLCLLVTQMPESSKAGDRLKAVASTLDGFELADLDLVERREGDVLGYSQSGRAITLRFLSLFDHLDLILTARDFCDAHYERSPDDPGMAVLAAPFVDTDRVEYLEKA is encoded by the coding sequence GTGGCAGCGCTGACCGACCGACTCGACTTCGTCATCGGAAAAAAGGCCGCCGATCCGTTGGAAGAGCATTTCGGCATTTGCACGGTGAACGACCTGTTGCGGCACTATCCGCGTAAGTACAGCGACGAGATGACAACGGCCAAAGAAGGCGAGGAGCTCGAGGAAGGCGAACACGTCACGTTCGTCGACCGCATCACCAAGGTCGAATTCCGATGGACCAATCGCTCGCCCAGGCGTGAATACATGGTCGTCACCATCGGCAACCGAAAGCCGAAGGTGACCGCGACCTTCTTCAATGTGAGGTTCATCAAGAAGACTCTCGAAGAGGGCCAGAAGGTGATGTTGTCGGGTGAGGTCGGCTATTTCAAAGGCACCCTGCAACTGACGCACCCGGCATTCCTGGTGATACACGACGATGGCAGGGTCGCCGGAACACGATCCCTCAAGGCGATTGCCCAGGCGACAGGGACGTCCGACGAAAACAAGCTGCTCTCCGTCTTCAACCGTGACTTCTTCCCCATCTATCCGGCCCACAGCAAGGTGCAAAGCTGGGACATCTACGCATGCGTGCGCCAGGTGCTCGACGTGCTGGACCCCATCGACGAACCACTGCCGGAATCGTTTCTGCGCGAACACAATCTGATCGGTGAGGACGAAGCGCTGCGCGCGATCCACACCGCGGAGACGGCGGCCGAACGGGACGCCGCGATCGCGCGTCTGACGTATGACGAGGCGCTCGGTTTGCAATGGGCCTTGGCGCAGCGACGGTTCGGCGAGTTGAGCGAGGCGGGACCCGTCGCGGTCCCATCGGACGACGGTCTGGCCGTCCAGATGCGTGATCGAATGCCGTTCGAACTGACCGAAGGTCAGCGAGAGGTGCTCGAAGTGCTGACAATCGAGTTGGCGGCGAGGCGGCCGATGAACCGCATGCTGCAGGGCGAGGTTGGCTCCGGCAAGACCATCGTGTCGGTGCTCGCCATGCTGCAGATGGTCGACGCCGGATATCAATGTGCGCTCCTGGCCCCGACGGAAGTCCTTGCCGCCCAGCATGCCCGGTCGATTCGCGACATTCTCGGCCCGCTGGCCATGGCCGGGCAGCTCGGCGGGGCCGACAAAGCGACCCGGATCGCGCTGTTGACGGGATCAATGTCGCCGCAACAGAAAAAGCAGGTGCGCGACGAAGTTGCGTCGGGCCAAGCGGGCATTGTGATCGGGACGCATGCGCTGTTGCAGGACGCCGTCGAATTCCATCGCCTCGGCATGGTCGTCGTCGACGAACAGCACCGGTTCGGTGTGGAACAACGAGATCGGCTACGCGCCAAGGCGCCCGAGGGCATCACCCCCCACCTGCTGGTGATGACCGCGACGCCGATCCCGCGCACCGTCGCGCTCACCCACTATGGCGACCTGGAGACGTCGACACTGCGCGAACTGCCGCGGGGGCGCCAACCCATCACCACCAACACCATCTTCGTCAAAGAACACCGATCATGGCTCGATCGCGCCTGGCAACGGATCAGCGAGGAAGTGGCCGCCGGGCGGCAGGCCTACGTCGTCGCGTCGCGGATCGACGATGAAGACAAAACCCAAGCAAAAGGCAGAGGAAACAAACGCGGCCAGGAGAAGGAACAGGGCCCGCCGGCAACGACCGTCGTCGAGTTGTTCGAACGTCTGCTTCGCGGGCCGCTGTCGGCACTGCGGCTAGGGCTGATGCACGGCAGGTTGTCCGCCGATGAAAAGGATGCGGCGATGGCCGCATTCCGCGCGGGCGAAATCGATGTTCTTGTCTGCACCACGGTGATCGAGGTCGGCGTCGACGTCCCCAACGCGACGGTGATGGTGGTGATGGACGGCGACCGGTTCGGCATCAGTCAGCTGCATCAGCTGCGTGGTCGCATTGGGCGAGGCGAACATCCGAGCCTGTGTCTGCTCGTCACCCAGATGCCGGAGAGCTCGAAGGCGGGTGACCGCCTCAAGGCGGTTGCCTCAACGCTCGACGGTTTCGAGCTCGCCGATCTCGATCTCGTGGAGCGCCGAGAGGGTGATGTGCTGGGCTACAGCCAGTCCGGGCGTGCGATTACGTTGCGTTTCCTGTCGCTCTTCGATCATCTCGATCTCATCCTGACCGCACGCGACTTCTGTGATGCGCACTATGAGAGGAGTCCGGACGACCCTGGGATGGCTGTCCTCGCCGCGCCGTTCGTCGACACCGACCGCGTCGAATATCTGGAAAAGGCGTGA
- a CDS encoding uracil-DNA glycosylase: MTARPLNEIVEDGWARALEPAQPQVAQMGEFLRAELASGQRYLPAGQNVLRAFTFPFEKVRVLIVGQDPYPTPGHAVGLSFSVAPDVRPLPRSLANIFTEYTDDLGHPAPATGDLTPWAERGVMLLNRVLTVRPGTPASHRGKGWEAVTECAIRALVARKQPLVAVLWGRDASTMKPMLDGADCVAIESPHPSPLSASRGFFGSRPFSRANELLEKMGADPIDWRLP; the protein is encoded by the coding sequence ATGACCGCACGACCGCTGAATGAAATCGTCGAGGACGGCTGGGCTCGCGCGCTGGAACCCGCACAACCTCAGGTGGCCCAAATGGGGGAGTTCCTGCGCGCCGAGCTGGCGTCGGGCCAACGTTATCTACCCGCGGGCCAGAATGTGTTGCGCGCCTTCACCTTCCCGTTCGAAAAGGTGCGGGTTCTCATCGTCGGCCAAGACCCGTATCCGACACCGGGTCACGCCGTCGGACTGAGCTTCTCGGTGGCGCCCGACGTGCGCCCATTGCCGCGCAGCCTGGCCAACATCTTCACCGAGTACACCGATGATCTTGGGCATCCCGCCCCCGCGACAGGCGATCTGACACCGTGGGCCGAGCGCGGCGTCATGTTGCTGAACAGAGTGCTCACCGTCCGGCCGGGAACTCCGGCCTCACATCGGGGCAAGGGTTGGGAGGCGGTGACCGAGTGTGCGATCAGGGCCCTGGTGGCGCGTAAACAACCGCTGGTCGCGGTGCTGTGGGGCCGCGATGCGTCAACGATGAAGCCGATGCTCGACGGCGCCGACTGCGTGGCGATCGAGTCTCCGCATCCGTCGCCGCTGTCGGCGTCGCGCGGATTCTTCGGTTCGCGACCGTTCAGTCGCGCCAACGAACTGCTGGAGAAGATGGGCGCCGATCCGATCGACTGGCGCCTTCCCTAG
- a CDS encoding ISL3 family transposase, with the protein MRNASLWRTVLCVENAVVEGVEFDDQTQALVVHMRPRRPLKGRCGDCGSRASWYDRGQGRRRWRGLDLGTVQVFLEADAPRVNCPTHGPTVRQVPWARHGAGHTRSFDQQVAWLATHCSKKAITELMRIAWRTVGSIITRVWADTVAGVDGFADLTRIGIDEISYKRHHKYLTVVVDHDSGRLVWAHPGHERATVRAFFDALEASGAGRCAQITHVTADGAKWIADVVSERCPDAIRCADPFHVVGWATEALDAVRQQAWSDARRSGHTRSHGWAHGRRATISTGPAQALRRARYALWKNPENLTDRQQAKLRWIATTDPRLYRAYLLKEGLRTVFKLPADHAAEALDRWIAWARRSRIESFVKLQRRIAGHREQILASIAHGLSNGLIESVNTKIRLITRIAFGFAHPGALIALAMLTLGGHRPTLPGRQ; encoded by the coding sequence GTGCGGAATGCCAGCCTATGGCGCACCGTGTTGTGCGTCGAGAACGCGGTGGTCGAGGGCGTCGAGTTCGACGACCAAACGCAGGCTCTCGTGGTCCATATGCGACCGCGACGACCGCTTAAGGGTCGATGCGGAGACTGCGGATCGAGAGCCTCCTGGTATGACCGCGGCCAGGGGCGGCGGCGGTGGCGCGGACTCGATTTGGGAACCGTTCAGGTCTTCCTGGAGGCTGACGCCCCACGGGTCAACTGCCCCACCCACGGCCCGACGGTGCGACAAGTCCCCTGGGCCCGACACGGCGCGGGACATACCCGCTCGTTCGACCAGCAGGTGGCCTGGTTGGCCACACACTGCTCCAAGAAGGCAATCACCGAGCTGATGCGGATCGCCTGGCGCACAGTCGGATCGATCATCACTCGAGTGTGGGCCGACACCGTCGCCGGAGTCGATGGGTTCGCCGACCTGACGCGGATCGGGATTGATGAGATCTCCTACAAGCGCCATCACAAGTACCTAACTGTGGTCGTCGACCACGACAGCGGCCGCCTGGTGTGGGCGCATCCCGGTCACGAACGCGCGACCGTGCGCGCCTTCTTCGACGCGCTAGAAGCCTCAGGTGCAGGTCGGTGCGCCCAGATCACCCACGTCACCGCTGATGGGGCCAAATGGATCGCCGACGTGGTCAGCGAACGATGCCCGGACGCCATCCGCTGTGCCGACCCGTTTCACGTCGTTGGTTGGGCCACTGAGGCATTGGATGCCGTGCGTCAACAGGCCTGGAGCGATGCTCGCCGCAGCGGGCATACCCGCTCGCACGGGTGGGCCCATGGCCGACGCGCCACCATCTCCACCGGGCCAGCCCAAGCATTGCGGCGCGCCCGCTACGCGCTGTGGAAGAACCCGGAAAACCTCACCGACCGCCAACAAGCGAAGCTGCGCTGGATCGCCACCACCGACCCTCGGCTCTACCGCGCCTACCTGCTCAAAGAAGGCCTACGGACGGTCTTCAAACTCCCTGCCGACCACGCCGCCGAAGCGCTGGACAGGTGGATCGCTTGGGCACGGCGCAGCCGCATCGAATCATTCGTCAAGCTCCAACGCCGCATCGCCGGCCACCGCGAGCAGATCCTCGCTTCCATCGCCCACGGCCTCTCCAACGGACTCATCGAATCGGTCAACACCAAGATCCGACTCATCACCCGCATCGCCTTCGGCTTCGCCCACCCCGGCGCCTTAATCGCCCTAGCCATGCTCACTCTCGGAGGACACCGCCCCACCTTGCCTGGCCGCCAATGA